TTTCGGCCAGAGAAAAGCGTCGAGCTTCGGAAGCAGAAAGCAGAAAAAAAGAAGCAGAGCATCTGTACACCGAGTTACAATCGGCCTTCGAAAAAGCAAGTCAGGCCGAGGCTTACAAACAGAGTGAACGGTTGAAATCCGCATTGCTGGATGCTGTAACCCATGACTTGCGGACTCCTCTCACATCTATGAAAGCTGCAGTGACGACTCTGCTCGCAGAAACCAAAAATGCGGGGTCCCTGATGTTGGATAACGAGGGACAGCGCGACCTGCTGGATGTGATTGACACCGAAATCGACAGATTGAATAAGCTTTTCGAAAGTTTGCTTGGCATGGCGCGAATAGAAGCAGGGGGGATGGAGCCACGGCAGAAATGGTCCAGTATGGAAGAAATCATTTCAAATGCGTTGACGCGATCGAGTGACCTCACCCACAACCATCGCGTTCACGTAGATATAGATGAAGATCTTCCTCCCGTGCACGTTGATGAAAGATTAATTGCCGAGGTTATTTACATATTGATCGACAACGCGACAAAGTTCTCGCCGCCCGGCAAAGAGATTAA
The DNA window shown above is from bacterium and carries:
- a CDS encoding DUF4118 domain-containing protein, with translation MFEKFKGYLAGIVALALAVLILLPLRDHVNTTTIAMTLLIVVLLTATIFGSAPAFVISFLSIVFFNFFFLPPYHTFVIEDPQNWVALSAFLLTSLIAGSLSAREKRRASEAESRKKEAEHLYTELQSAFEKASQAEAYKQSERLKSALLDAVTHDLRTPLTSMKAAVTTLLAETKNAGSLMLDNEGQRDLLDVIDTEIDRLNKLFESLLGMARIEAGGMEPRQKWSSMEEIISNALTRSSDLTHNHRVHVDIDEDLPPVHVDERLIAEVIYILIDNATKFSPPGKEINIMITHDREEMKVAVEDQGSGIPSSAREKVFEKFFRFAATSGGSRQLPPTGLGMGLAIARGIIEAHKGRIWIEEGTRGIGTRV